A single region of the Leptodactylus fuscus isolate aLepFus1 chromosome 5, aLepFus1.hap2, whole genome shotgun sequence genome encodes:
- the LOC142203845 gene encoding guanylyl cyclase inhibitory protein-like, protein MGQAASIPRKNGVYVLELHEWYRKFVQECPSGLITLHEFRKYFCDCTVGNESSEYAEQIFRTLDNNGDGIVDFREYVTAISMLAHGTPEDKLKWSFKLYDKDRDGAITRSEMLEIMKAVYKMSVAASIAKVNPMTAEECTNRIFIRLDRDHDAVITLQEFVDGSLDDHWIREMLECDLSTVEIPKSPKCIRLHSSQQILNHSSNRQVIFSSQFLNIKGKNLIMEPSKKILSGH, encoded by the exons ATGGGTCAAGCGGCATCGATACCACGGAAGAATGGAGTTTACGTTTTGGAGCTTCATGAATGGTATAG AAAATTTGTCCAGGAATGTCCCAGTGGTCTCATCACCCTTCATGAATTTCGAAAGTACTTCTGCGACTGTACTGTTGGAAACGAATCCTCAGAATATGCTGAGCAGATTTTCCGAACTTTGGATAACAATGGG GATGGAATAGTTGACTTCCGGGAATATGTTACAGCTATCAGTATGCTTGCTCATGGGACTCCCGAGGATAAGCTCAAGTGGTCCTTCAAGTTATATGACAAGGACAGAGATGGAGCCATCACCCGATCGGAGATGTTGGAAATCATGAAG GCCGTGTATAAAATGAGTGTTGCCGCCTCAATAGCGAAGGTCAACCCAATGACAGCAGAAGAGTGCACAAATCGTATCTTTATTCGCCTGGACAGAGACCATGATG CCGTCATCACCCTTCAGGAGTTTGTGGACGGCTCTCTTGATGATCACTGGATTCGGGAGATGTTGGAGTGTGACCTTAGCACTGTGGAAATACCAAAATCGCCAAAGTGCATTCGCCTGCATTCCAG CCAGCAAATTCTGAACCATTCTTCGAATCGTCAAGTAATTTTCTCATCTCAGTTTCTAAATATCAAAGGGAAGAACTTGATCATGGAACCGTCCAAGAAAATCTTGAGTGGACATTGA